From Camelus bactrianus isolate YW-2024 breed Bactrian camel chromosome 16, ASM4877302v1, whole genome shotgun sequence, the proteins below share one genomic window:
- the LOC123618406 gene encoding keratin-associated protein 3-3, protein MACCVSHDGCSVRTGPATTICSFDKSCRCGVCLPSTCPHTVWLLEPTCCDNCPPPCHIPQPCVPTCFLLNSSQPTPCLETLNLTTYTQPCSEPCIPSCC, encoded by the coding sequence ATGGCTTGCTGTGTTTCCCACGACGGCTGCAGCGTTCGCACCGGCCCCGCCACCACCATCTGCTCCTTTGATAAGTCCTGCCGGTGTGGAGTCTGCCTGCCCAGCACCTGCCCACACACAGTTTGGTTACTGGAGCCAACCTGCTGTGACAActgccccccaccctgccacaTTCCTCAGCCCTGTGTGCCCACCTGCTTCCTGCTCAActcctcccagcccaccccaTGCCTGGAGACCCTCAACCTCACAACCTACACTCAGCCCTGCTCTGAGCCCTGCATCCCAAGTTGCTGCTGA
- the KRT40 gene encoding keratin, type I cytoskeletal 40 isoform X1 produces MTSDCSPTCCSSESGAKSSDGAFASTCSMETTCLPSACAPSRCQTPSFLSCSCLPARCLTPCCFAGSCNDPCLARNCVWCEEGAFNSHEKETMQFLNDRLANYLEKVRGLEELNAELERRIREQREEDVPLVCPDYQCYFDTIEDLQQKILCTKAENSRLAVQLDNCKLAADDFRSKYESELSLRQLVENDISGLRGILGELTLCKSDLEAHEESLKEDLLCLKNNHEKEVSVLHGQLGDRLNVELETAPTTDLSRVLDEMRCQYETVLANNHRDVEEWFAVQTEELNQQQLSSAEQLQGCQMEILELKRTATALEIELQAQQSLTESLECTVAETEAQYSTELAQVQGLIDNVEHQLAEIRCDLERQNQEYQVLLDTKARLEGEINTYRGLLEREDSRQVPRNYSQNPPESQRGPRRTILFSQALVKIKSP; encoded by the exons ATGACTTCTGACTGTTCCCCCACCTGCTGCTCCTCCGAGTCCGGTGCTAAGTCTTCCGACGGTGCATTTGCTTCCACCTGTTCCATGGAAACCACCTGTCTCCCCAGTGCCTGTGCTCCATCCAGATGCCAGACCCCCAGCTTCCTATCCTGCTCTTGCCTGCCAGCTAGGTGCCTCACGCCGTGCTGCTTTGCTGGGAGTTGTAATGATCCGTGCTTGGCGCGGAACTGTGTTTGGTGTGAGGAGGGTGCATTCAACAGCCATGAGAAAGAGACGATGCAGTTCCTGAATGACAGACTTGCCAACTATCTGGAGAAGGTGCGCGGGCTGGAGGAGTTGAATGCAGAGCTGGAACGCAGGATCCGAGAGCAGCGTGAAGAGGATGTCCCACTGGTGTGCCCTGATTATCAGTGTTACTTCGACACCATTGAAGATCTCCAACAAAAG ATCCTGTGCACAAAGGCAGAGAATTCTAGACTTGCTGTACAGCTTGACAACTGCAAACTGGCTGCTGATGACTTCAGGTCAAA GTACGAGTCTGAACTATCTCTTCGCCAGCTGGTAGAGAATGACATCAGTGGCCTGCGTGGGATCCTGGGGGAGCTGACCTTGTGCAAATCTGACCTGGAGGCCCATGAGGAGTCTCTGAAGGAAGATCTCCTTTGCCTTAAGAACAATCATGAAAAG GAGGTCAGTGTGCTTCATGGACAGCTGGGTGACCGACTCAATGTGGAGCTAGAAACTGCCCCCACCACGGACCTCAGCAGGGTCCTGGATGAGATGCGTTGCCAGTATGAAACAGTGCTTGCCAACAACCACAGAGACGTGGAAGAATGGTTCGCTGTTCAG ACGGAGGAGCTGAATCAGCAGCAGCTGTCCAGCGCGGAGCAGCTGCAGGGCTGCCAGATGGAGATCTTGGAACTGAAACGCACAGCCACCGCTCTGGAAATTGAGCTCCAAGCACAGCAAAGTCTG ACAGAATCCCTGGAATGCACTGTGGCAGAAACCGAGGCCCAGTACAGCACCGAGCTGGCCCAGGTGCAGGGCCTGATCGATAATGTGGAGCACCAGCTGGCCGAGATCCGCTGTGACCTGGAGCGGCAGAACCAGGAGTACCAGGTGCTGCTGGACACAAAGGCCCGGCTGGAGGGCGAGATCAACACATACCGGGGGCTCCTTGAGAGGGAGGACAGCAGGCAAGTTCCACGCAATTACTCTCAAAATCCCCCAGAGTCACAAAGAGGACCACGTAGGACAATCCTGTTTTCCCAAGCTCTGGTCAAGATCAAATCTCCCTAA
- the KRT40 gene encoding keratin, type I cytoskeletal 40 isoform X2, which yields MTSDCSPTCCSSESGAKSSDGAFASTCSMETTCLPSACAPSRCQTPSFLSCSCLPARCLTPCCFAGSCNDPCLARNCVWCEEGAFNSHEKETMQFLNDRLANYLEKVRGLEELNAELERRIREQREEDVPLVCPDYQCYFDTIEDLQQKILCTKAENSRLAVQLDNCKLAADDFRSKYESELSLRQLVENDISGLRGILGELTLCKSDLEAHEESLKEDLLCLKNNHEKEVSVLHGQLGDRLNVELETAPTTDLSRVLDEMRCQYETVLANNHRDVEEWFAVQTEELNQQQLSSAEQLQGCQMEILELKRTATALEIELQAQQSLTESLECTVAETEAQYSTELAQVQGLIDNVEHQLAEIRCDLERQNQEYQVLLDTKARLEGEINTYRGLLEREDSRLPCNPCSAKSTSSNTCEPCSAYIICTVENCCT from the exons ATGACTTCTGACTGTTCCCCCACCTGCTGCTCCTCCGAGTCCGGTGCTAAGTCTTCCGACGGTGCATTTGCTTCCACCTGTTCCATGGAAACCACCTGTCTCCCCAGTGCCTGTGCTCCATCCAGATGCCAGACCCCCAGCTTCCTATCCTGCTCTTGCCTGCCAGCTAGGTGCCTCACGCCGTGCTGCTTTGCTGGGAGTTGTAATGATCCGTGCTTGGCGCGGAACTGTGTTTGGTGTGAGGAGGGTGCATTCAACAGCCATGAGAAAGAGACGATGCAGTTCCTGAATGACAGACTTGCCAACTATCTGGAGAAGGTGCGCGGGCTGGAGGAGTTGAATGCAGAGCTGGAACGCAGGATCCGAGAGCAGCGTGAAGAGGATGTCCCACTGGTGTGCCCTGATTATCAGTGTTACTTCGACACCATTGAAGATCTCCAACAAAAG ATCCTGTGCACAAAGGCAGAGAATTCTAGACTTGCTGTACAGCTTGACAACTGCAAACTGGCTGCTGATGACTTCAGGTCAAA GTACGAGTCTGAACTATCTCTTCGCCAGCTGGTAGAGAATGACATCAGTGGCCTGCGTGGGATCCTGGGGGAGCTGACCTTGTGCAAATCTGACCTGGAGGCCCATGAGGAGTCTCTGAAGGAAGATCTCCTTTGCCTTAAGAACAATCATGAAAAG GAGGTCAGTGTGCTTCATGGACAGCTGGGTGACCGACTCAATGTGGAGCTAGAAACTGCCCCCACCACGGACCTCAGCAGGGTCCTGGATGAGATGCGTTGCCAGTATGAAACAGTGCTTGCCAACAACCACAGAGACGTGGAAGAATGGTTCGCTGTTCAG ACGGAGGAGCTGAATCAGCAGCAGCTGTCCAGCGCGGAGCAGCTGCAGGGCTGCCAGATGGAGATCTTGGAACTGAAACGCACAGCCACCGCTCTGGAAATTGAGCTCCAAGCACAGCAAAGTCTG ACAGAATCCCTGGAATGCACTGTGGCAGAAACCGAGGCCCAGTACAGCACCGAGCTGGCCCAGGTGCAGGGCCTGATCGATAATGTGGAGCACCAGCTGGCCGAGATCCGCTGTGACCTGGAGCGGCAGAACCAGGAGTACCAGGTGCTGCTGGACACAAAGGCCCGGCTGGAGGGCGAGATCAACACATACCGGGGGCTCCTTGAGAGGGAGGACAGCAG GCTTCCCTGTAACCCATGTTCTGCAAAAAGCACGTCAAGCAACACTTGTGAGCCATGCTCGGCGTACATAATTTGCACAGTGGAAAACTGCTGTACGTGA